ATCTACAATTCTTCTTCTCATAATTTATCATAAGGCATGGCTAAGCTTATGTTACAATGAAAAGCTTCTGGCTCATCATACGTTGAGTGTCTTGTACTACTCTGTAATACAGAAGCTATACTAAACTAGGCTGATTCCGCTTATGActaaagagttatgtccctttatcaTATCCACTCAATGTACACAGAGAATCTACAATTCTTCTTCTCATAATTTATCATACGGCATGGCTAAGCTGATGTTATAATGAGAAGCTTCCGGCTCATCATATGTTGAGTGACAGATGTCAGGTACTCCTCTGTAATACAGATGCTATACTAAGCTAGGCTAAAATTGTTCTGTAATGCCTCTTATGActaaagagttatgtccctttatcaTATCTATTCAATGTACACAGAGAATCTACAATTCTTCTTCTCATAGTTTATCATAAGGCATGGCTAAGCTGATGTTATAATGAGAAGCTTCCGGCTCATCATACGTTGAGTGACAGATGTCAGGTACTCCTTGTGTCGTCTGGTCCACGGAGAAATCATAAATCTGGATAGAACCTCTGTATCTGTAATAAGAAAACCATTTGTTTTATGTTATGATCAAGTAAATTATAATGATGCTAAAGTACATTGTTTCCATTTACTTGAAAGATTggaaatacatttgaaaatacattgCTTTTGTCTTCTTGAAATGCTGGAAATCCTCTTAATAATATGTGAAATCTTTTCAATTTAACGTTGTTTtcaaattaagcaatttaaaaagtaaacggtAAAATGTTTACACATGCATGCTTGCAAATGCTTTTTGGGCACATAAGACAAAATAAAAGAGCAATTTAAAGAGGACAAAACAATGCTCTGATATAACACAACAATAATATTTCTCCATATTATTTGACCCTTTAAAGTGGAAAACAAAACTAGAATCTGCTTGCTATAAATGACAGAAATAAAATctatctaaaagagggacgaaagataccaaagggacagtcaaaacaTGACCATAATTTATATATCCATTCTATACATTTTCATGACTTTACATCTTCATTCAAACTCTGTTAGCATGTCTTATTTGCCTTCTGACAGTTGTTTAGCAATGTAGTGTTATCATTGTGACTGTTAAAACAAACTGGTCAGCTATCTCTACACCTATCTAATGTAAGGTattgaattttatcaatattttaaaaaaatgaagctATTAACAAAATTTACAAGTAATCATATATTTCTCCTACCTTCTGTGTGTAACACTTTCAAATTCATCCACAAAAGGCATCTTACTGGTTGGAACATTCCCTAATATCAATCTGTCTTTTGTAAAATGACAATGCTGCACTGGATGTCTAAAATAGTTAATAGGATTACagttaaataaattataaaaacttgTTGTAGTAAAATGGGATGTTTTAAACACgctatataaataaaaaaaaataaagaataactatattttgtttcaaaatataaaaaaattatttgtacaatgcttagaaacaggtagaaatcaAGGCTGTGTGGagcatttctatcaagttttgAGCCTAGTTCGAATGAAATTAATGTTTTAGGCCAATGCATGGTTTCCCAAAAAATTGGATGCAACTCTTTTACACTTTTCAATATGAATATTTTGGTTAAAAATCAACAATTATGAATTTGGAGCTAATGAGGTAGAACTTCAGAGAATCTGCATTCTGTCATGACATCATGGATAAAATCATTGACATTGTAAACAAGACTGTCAGTAACTAAAGAAGCTGAGCTTTATAAGTTCAATTTAGTTTAAAAAACACCGTTACATAAAATAAGaatgtaacttttattttgttgtttctataattggggcaatatgcgcaattgtttcaaCACAGGCGGTAATGGTAAAGTTTTcttctgtagctcagtccatattgtaaacttggatatgtTTGATGGCTCGTTTCcaagctgagacattttcacatatgtggttaaattttcgggtacgaagtgtgattcattttccTGTATATTAGCATACCCCGAAAATCCTTTCGTGATGCGGCTCTTCATGGTAAAAAGTCCCTTTTTTCACAcaataatttctttgaaaatttaatactttgaatacatataataactccatagttttacacatttattctatggtcctatactttccagatcaacacaaatggttaagctaagtcacttgttaaaaattgaaacatgtccaatatcactacacagagattttttgtttacacacaacttttgtgttcctcaattggaggcgcattagggatattgatCCAATTGTCTCATCCTAATGATTTGTGTTCATATTTCAAAAGGAAACACTGAAGtaagaaaataatgtttttgatgtTCTGGCCACTTACGTACCTATTTCTTAAAtattgttaattcagaaatttttgtgatgttttaattattgcgaaaTTTGCAACGTTAAAACgttttgcaaaaatataaacTTGTATTTAAGTTTTGATAGCATTGTTTCTCTGCAGCATTACCTGAAATCGCAATAAATATCTACCAATTGTGTCCATTGATCAGTTGTCTAAATAGTTATTCAACATCATGTGTAATCATTTGCAAAAATAGCAAAGTGCATTTGATTTATTGATCTGGTTGATACTGTAATTTTCATTAGAGATGGTTCATCCTGCGCATTGCAGTTTCTTTAACCAATAACTAATAAATCTAACCACCATGCAATTCTAAGTTTACACTGCACATATAATTCATTCTCATCAAACAAACATAGTTTATAGCAATAGTTTATTTGCCAATTTCCAATTTGATTCTGTTACTGTATAGCGTGTTATTTTTGGGGGAtgtttattttcacttattttggcGGGTCAAGGAAAATTGTGAAATAAACTCCGCGAAAATTTATGCATACATTCAATACTATCTAATAGCTTAAGCATTATGTAAACTATCTATTTTTTTCCCGTTCGACGGATCAATAACTGTTTATGATAATTTAAACTTTAGGCCATTGTTTACTGGCTGTCAAGTGTTAATTAGGTTATTGATTAcatcataaaataaataataatataggAGTGTAAGGTACGCTGTCAGGTATTTTATTCTTATTAATTATTGTCAAATTTATTGTCAAATTAATTGTCAAATTATATAAGAGTTGCAGGTCACTCATGATAATTAGTACATCAAAGGTCCGGTCAATTTCGTAACTAATCAACCGTAACATTTACAAGAAGTTTGTATACCTGTGACAAATAACTATGTACGATATTCTTATGATTaactttatcaaaatataatcaataaataaGATGTCATGCAGGTAAAACAATCATTTAGCCATGACCCTTGTTTgtcaatttttacaaatttttaactGCAACCATTTCAGTATCCGCCAAAATATTTAATTGGGATAAAAGAATCTGCCAAAATTTTTCGTATACTTTGTTGCCCCTAAATTGCGAAATTTTAATCCCgcgaaaataacctgctatatGGTATTACACACTTTTAACACAAGTTGTTTCCCTTTGAAAATTGTAGATTGTTTCTAAACTATcccatttatttaaataagaagatgtggtatgagtgccattgagacaactctcaatccaagtcacaaagCGTAAACAGTAAAcaattattggtcaaagtacggccttaagCAACAGAgatttggctcacaccaaacagcaagctataaagggccccaaaatgactagtgtaaaacaattctaacagGAAAACTAACAGTAAATTACCTGTTATGTATTTCCCAGAGTTTCTTTGTCATCCTTAGATCCCAGACTCTAACAAATCCATCATCACCACCTGATACAACCTTGATGTCATCCATCTGTACTGTGTTCACCTGGCTAGAGTGACCAGACAGTAAGTGGGTCATATTCTCTGATCTCAAGTCAAATACCCGTACTCTGTAAAAATTAGGTCAGAATGAGCAAACAATAATGTTTTACATTGGAAcctcaatatatatttttgtatttcattatcttaaatgttttaatattaacctacaaatattttacttttttcaattggCAACTGTTTTGAATGTGTATTTTTAAACATCAATTTTACAAATACAGTTTTTACAGAAATTGTTTATAAAGGTAACAAATTAAGGAATTGTCCTTCAAATCTGTCTCCTTGGTTGAATAAACTAATTGATGAATACTGTTTATCAATCACTGTATCTCTGATCAAGAAGGATAACTGAAGGAACACTCAAGAATTTCTTTTGTTTTCCTATATACCGgtaatatgtttttgaaattgcACATGGTCATATGTTCCTGTACTGTATATGACATTACTGTATGAACCAAAATTAAGTGTAGGCTGCCATGATTTCTTTTCAGCAGGTTAAGTACTTTAAGCTTTCAATAACTGTGAGCATTCTTTAATATtgtataatttgttatttattttgtgttttcattAAGGAGGctcatgggtacaaaaatttcagcaaaaatttaaacctttatttttttattacaaattttatttattacactatttgttattattttatgatttggtacaaaaatcaaccaaaaaaaaaatcgattcagTTTGGCTCCTGATgacttaaaatgtttatatcgttgaaaaagctccaaattatctccctttggtacaaaaatgccattttttggcattaaattttaaatatcttttttaactcatcagtgacctatattttttattattgttttcaaattagctatacataaactaaataattgtaaaatttatgcgatttctgtaattaggttatttttttatttcgatattgccTCAATTtgcctattagttcaacagaaaaaaaggactttaacaaaaaaaattccggaggcagattgtgagcttaaatgaacggtgaccccatttttttatttcatctttctattaagtataggataaagttcatttataaaaaaatatagcgaaatcctatattagaaaaaaaaaatgatttatacccaggagcccccttaattaatagaaaaacaaaggatattaaGTATTTCACCGTTACTTTTCCTATAGTGTTTTTTATCGTACATTTTGTTTATCAACTGTTTATGAATAAACGAGtgaaactgcaagctactgctcacaGATGATACCACCATCCAAATACTTgatggtaaacaggaagttgttgagtgatgaatctgaaaatgcatcacacggtatagctgacttgtataaaccctgaaaccaaatttcagaaatcctaaTGATGtagttttttaaagtttttttttaaagtggggatTTAAAAAGGTGGAAGATTGAAATCTTAAAAAACTTCTTTAACCCAACTACttttcattttcatgttttaattcATATCAAAACATGTTGACAAccagtttaaaatttaaatagatGGTGAAATGTAAAAGATGTAAAAACAGTAAACTAAAATGAAGTTatgaagataaagataaagataaatatataaaatcaaacaagtaaCAAAACTGAAAAGTTAGTAATAGATGATACATTTTGATAGGAATTATCATAAGAGAAAAGAAAGAACTCCAAAaacattcagtggcaaatattacatgtatatcgaGACGAGAATATGTAAAGCTTTACAAAGTGTATTCTAATTACCTTCTATCCCCACTACCAGTGGTCATCATATTGTCTGGACTGTCTGCTATATTGACACAAGTAACTGTCCAGGTGTGGTTGTATAGAGTGGACACTAGTTTACCACTGTTAGCATCATACACTTTTACCTGAGAGAaacaaagtacatttttttctaataaattaacaagttttaTGCATTTTGTAATTTTCAGAATTATAATTGATTCACTAATTCAAATATGAACAGATTTATCATTTTGGCTTGTGTTATAATTGAACTTTATCAGCCAGAGTggaattgaaaaaaagtttttagtGATTCACACAACTTGAAAAGGAAAGGTCATCATACAAGTATTAATTTTTCCtttcaagggacataactcaaagAAATCTAGAGAACAACAAGTTTAGGTCTGATCTACGTATTTCTGTTTATGATTTCATAGATCTTTTCTGTTCCTAACCTTCTTTGAATTACTCTTTTACTGTAATTTATTGGAAATAAGATGCCAAATTCTGTTTCAGAGTACACattttcgaaaaaataaaatatacacaaaaatgtgtaccaactaaaataaattaatacaCCATATTGTAACAGAAATAATTTAAATATGCATGATAAAGATGGAagaagttaatgtttatttttctagAAAAATAATTTACCAATCtcattttcacaaaataaaattaatttaaatgtttacCCTGTAAGGATCTATTGCTCCTCCATAGGATCCTAATCCTACAGCCACTTGTGATGGTGACGACCTTACATCCATACAGGTCACAGGTGAGCCAATCACATTGTGGATGTTGGTCACATGACTGAAAATATCAGCATTGCTGTCTTCTGTTTTATATACATTCACATGGAATTTTGTGGCTATCACAAGTTGTGGTTTGCTATAAGTACTTGGTTCCTCCAAAATTGCTGATGCAGAAATCtacaaaaattacataaaaataaataatctatGAAAAATGCTCCCTTTtcagtacatatatatatgtgtcacttaaaatatgacatttattttttatctgctTCAAAATTAATTGATTGAAGTTAAACATTTATGGAAAAGAGTCCTGACTTAGAATGCTactattataaattttaaactctGTATATTTAAGATTGATTATTTGATTAGTGTGTAATGCCACTTTAAGGCACTATTTATTGGTGGTCAGTTTTAATTTGTAGTGGAAGCTGATAATTTATTCTACTATACAATTTAATTTTATTCCTGAACACAAAAGTTAGCTACAGAAAAAATCATCCCATGAATGAACTATGAAATTATGAATTAATCTAAAGCCTAAAAGGTCTATacatttttcacaaaaagttACTTGTTTTCTGATTTTATTAATGAAACTGAATGCCATGTGATTTTATCCATATACAGTAAGTGATTTTATTTAGCATCAAactaaaataaaagattaaacaTTTCCCACACCCTATTTCACACAATATGCATACAACTTACATGATCCATAATATTGATAGCTCTTGTCTTCGTAAATCCTTGTTCTGTACATTCCTGACAGATATGTACAAAACTGATATCTTTTGGACCACTGATTGTATATACTAAATCTGAATGTTGGGCGATGCCCACTGCTCTTAATCCACGTCTATCATTACATTCTATCACATGAACAGGTACAGTGCAATCTCCTCCATCTGTTTTCCAGATGTCAACATTGCCTGAAAAAAAGAATCATTGTATTATCAACATCgtcaaaacatgaaaaaaacatacatattcAAAACAACTCAAATGTCACTTTGGTTAAAACACACAGAATTATCCACAAAATATAGTACTTGAACTTTGTAGAACTGCtacttcagaaattattgcgatgtttttattattgcaaaaaatgtgacaGTATCAGTATTGCAACGATCAATAAACAGCTGGAAACGACTTCAGATGTCTAACCCTGAaaagttggggcaaaaatggacacaatattcactCCTAtgacaggtctgaatttggactGTAATAAGATCTTTAACACATAAtagatttctgacacagaataactgtagtcaaagaacttcaaattggttatatgatttgaatttatattcaattttttgcttttgtgcaatacactatgctgttgcgaattgcccccccccccccttacaaaaaatcattttaccttgtttgtttgctttgtttgTCCCCCTCCAATTTTTTTCatctccccctttcccttattatttgcaaccataattacccatctaaatacatcataaaagtttttaaaatataaaatgacatatacATAGTCATGgcaaaaattaatattaattaatagttactgctaaaaataaattgacagctaatcacctcaagacaatcatcatttcttaataattaatttacaagcagtgtaagggaggtaatcaaacattgTTCTTTAAATTGATTTGGATTACCTcctttacactgcttttaaattgtctcaattgtcctttaaccagaaaaaccttTGTTTTCCCCCtattttgcccctaattcctaaatggtttgagccataaccccccaaagtcaatccTAATCATCCCTTTGTAGaatggaaaatgatggtataatttcagagagattcatacactttaacacaagttattgtctggaaactacaaccagatgctccacatggcgcagctttatacgaccgcagaggtcgaaccctgaacagttggggaaagtatggacacaacattcaagcttgatacagcactgaatttggattgtgattaaatagttgacacaacataggtttctgacacagaatgaatgtggtctaagaacttaaacttaaaaaattttaaattggacatttacctattatggtccaatatccaaaatctaaatatatggttagattcagcatatcaaagaaccccaagaattcaatttttgttgaaatcaaataaagttcaattttggaccctgatttggaccaacttgaaaactgggcctataagcaaaaatcttaatacatgtttagattcagcatatcaaagaaccccaagaattcaatttttgttgaaatcaaagtttaattttgaacaccgatttggaccaacttgaaaactgggcccataatcaaaactCTAAGTAaatgttaagattcagcatatcaaagaactccaagaattcaatctttgttaaaatcaaacaagtttaattttggaccctttggaccttaatgtagatcaatttgaaaacgggaccaaaaaattaagaatctacatacacggtaagattcggcatatcaaagaaccccaattaatcaatttttgatgatatcaaaccaagtttaattttggaccctttgggcccctaattcctaaactgttgggaccaaaactcccaaaatcaatcccaaccttccttttgtgttcattaaaccttgtgtttaaatttcatagatttctatttgcttatactaaagttattgtgcgaaaacctagaaaaatgcttatttgggcctaattcctaaactgttgggaccaaaactccaaaagtcaatcccaacctcccttttgtggtcataaaccttgtgtttaaatttcatagatttctattttcttaaactaaagttatagtgcgaaaaccaatgtgtcttcggatgaCGAGGTCGACGcagccaacgtcataccaatatacgaccgcaaaatttttttgCGATTGtataaaaatgcatatttggggcccctttttaggcccctaattcctaaacagctgggaccataacccccaaaataaatcccaaccttcatttagtggttataaaccttttgtcaaaattttattgatttctatttacttatactaaagttattatcctgaaatcATCTGTCTTGGGATGTCACTGAGGATgacaacatgataccaatatacgaccaaaaatatcttaatttttggggtcgtataaaaatagcATTCATAATTTCTGTAGTGATTTTCCTTCATAAAATTTTTGCAATTATGAATTATAAATGCAAACatctatttctaaatttacagtaaattAAAATTTCTATGCACTTTGTTTCATTTGTCCACTAGTCATGTGATTACTTTAGTTCCTACCATGTCTGTATGCAGCAACAACAAATGTAGGGGACACGCCCACATGAGTCACATGATTAGGAATAGTTCCACCTTCTGTGTTTTCATCAATGACCAATGAGGTGTTAGATGGTTGGTACAAACAATCAAACTGTTCTGAAACATTCCATAACTTTACATCCCCATTGGTATACCTGCAAGGACATCAAATATTACAACAAGAGAAAACCATTTGAggtgaaaaaagaaatatatttcattGGATTGGATTTATTTGCTAAATCAATATAGTATTAGAAATAccaataataacatgaataaagtacaattatctctattttacGAAACTTCCCTTTTcatcacagtagagtgatattatcagattattacatggcatttttcatatcgcatgtattatcagccctaggttcaatatcagcccaagagccgcatggctcgagggctgataatacatgcgatatgaaaaatgacatgttatgatctttttatcatatgcttcaacaaagGAAAATAATAACCGCTAGAATCAtaattgatccttttacgtggttaccaaatagaagttcaaagagtgaaaagttcacggacgtcagACTCCTAATTTACTTCATtggatatgaaatctttctatcatatacctcaacagagaagaaacatattttaatatggacgaatcgacaaaataaataattcaacaatatatataatgaacactgtttggaaaagtcaactttttttaagcaactttctaaattatgtttgaaacttttttaaaaatacaatttttttaataatttgtttgtttctttttttgttttttttactaattattttacacaatatactctCAAGTATCCaaatattgttttgtacacttctttgtaaattgatgtttttcactgaaaacatTGCAttaaggtgtattttccggaatttgccgaatATCACTGGTGTGCCATGCAATAACGTTACAGAAAGGTATGTGATAACAAtcaaagcatgtgataaacttttgatatcagcccgctaagcaccgaTTCCAAAAATgtggaatttacgttaatttaatgctattatcacacagtaaaaattaaatgttatttagtctaagtatatgataagaaAGATTATAGCTAGAAACTAAAGGCAATCATGATTTTGTCAATGAAATCAACAACATCGCCATATGTAAAATAGTAATAAACAGataatcattggtcatctcaacttgattgcttttctAACTTTTGCCTTACGGACTCAAGCGAGAAAATTAAACTATAATCTataccaaaaaaatatcattcCAATTTAAAGATATTCAAATTACCATAAACTTATTCAGTAAAACACCAAGCCAAGAAAAGGTGTTATAtgattgttttcaattttataaaagtgTACTGCTCTGTATGCTACTTTATAAAACAATGTCCTTCTGACAAccctaaacaaaattatatacatttttataaacaaaataaataaaattctaattttatCATGTCTAACATCCCAATATGTTTATGTTCTATTTAATGAGGAAATAGTTACCCAGCTACAATATTATCACCAGAAGAATTAACTGCACATAATATTCCACCTGGAATATGCTGTAACTGTGTAAAACTTCCCAATCTGTTCTGAaacacacaattatatattttcatgacttaaaaattctttaaaataaaatttgaattgtaCAGGATGTTCTAGTTTTTACTATATGTCAGATATTTGATAatatcctctggttttatccatgtaaaaaaataaattgcattCTAACcaccaaattttctttttataatttcatttcatataatttaaaaggCCATAAATAACCatcttataaaattcttgttatttcttcatattgtttgaagaaaaaagaaGTGCCAATGTTTAATGTATATATTAGAGATAACCATTTCCTGTCAAATTTTTAACGCTTGTATCTGGAAAAACAATGACACTGACCTTAACTTATTGCTTTTTCTATGTCTGACTTTagtttataataattattatatatgtacCTTCCAATTATATACAAGTCTTCTTTCCTGTTCAATATGATGTCTAACTACAGT
The window above is part of the Mytilus edulis chromosome 6, xbMytEdul2.2, whole genome shotgun sequence genome. Proteins encoded here:
- the LOC139528392 gene encoding F-box/WD repeat-containing protein 8-like, with protein sequence MASNDLEKFRTEWKNELQGSNVIPDKRGQSSIAVAPTLAIDIVLPENISNTSNSNPTNCSECRVHPAFRENNKCHTCLFVNKQNKEHKTNTQFYPFQIVDGLLNSKDNIKQSCSPERELLSNTKVTSTCEKKRKYDAFRKEDVKDIFSNKQGRKEVDKESYLDLFIADLDEINEIPFFDLTVPREVAIKIFEPLDLKDLCRCSQVSKSWKSLADDELLWNRICHKLGYEQDTDAVDKSKWKTVVRHHIEQERRLVYNWKNRLGSFTQLQHIPGGILCAVNSSGDNIVAGYTNGDVKLWNVSEQFDCLYQPSNTSLVIDENTEGGTIPNHVTHVGVSPTFVVAAYRHGNVDIWKTDGGDCTVPVHVIECNDRRGLRAVGIAQHSDLVYTISGPKDISFVHICQECTEQGFTKTRAINIMDHISASAILEEPSTYSKPQLVIATKFHVNVYKTEDSNADIFSHVTNIHNVIGSPVTCMDVRSSPSQVAVGLGSYGGAIDPYRVKVYDANSGKLVSTLYNHTWTVTCVNIADSPDNMMTTGSGDRRVRVFDLRSENMTHLLSGHSSQVNTVQMDDIKVVSGGDDGFVRVWDLRMTKKLWEIHNRHPVQHCHFTKDRLILGNVPTSKMPFVDEFESVTHRRYRGSIQIYDFSVDQTTQGVPDICHSTYDEPEASHYNISLAMPYDKL